GTTGGTACAGGATCACTTTTGAACCCAAAATTGAAACCTGAAATCATCACAACTTATGAAATTGGGACCGCTGTAAGCTTTTTCCAAAACCGTTTAGGATTTGATGTAACGTATTACAATGCGCTATCCAAGAATCAGATCATCAGCCTTCCTTCGGTACAAAGCTCAGGCGCTACAAGCAGACAAATCAATGCCGGTGAAATCAGAAATAAAGGTGTTGAAGTTGTCTTGAATTTTACACCCATTAAAACAGGCGATTTCAAATGGAATATTACCGTAAACTGGTCTCATAATGTAGGGAAACTTCTTTCTTTAACACCTGATGTTGATAAAATTGTTCAGGCTGCTCCTGGTGAAGATGCTTCTATTCAGGCTCGGGTTGGACAAAAAATGGGATCAATTTGGGGACCTGGTTACCAAAGAGTTCCAGACGGACCCATGAAAGGAAATGTGATCATCTTCAACGATTCTTATCCAAGAGGTACCAGCGAAGATATTTATCTGGGAAATTATCATCCGGACTGGACTGGTGGAATCTATAACCAGTTGACATACAAAGGGCTAAGTCTGAATTTTATGTTTGGCGGTCAATATGGCGGTAAGTTTGTTTCCCGATTCTACAACAAAGCAGTTGGTTCTGGTCAGTTAGAAGAAAGTGCAGTGGGACGTGGCGCTCGTACGCCGGGTAAGGAATATGATGGCAAGTATTATATTCCGGGTGCGGCACTTATGGCAGACGGATCTTACCAGCCAAATAACACCAGTACAGACGGAACATACAGCACTGGTGTTTATGGAACTAATGCACGGTATTTCATCAAAAAACCGCTGGATCACATTTCGGAAGCACAGCTTTTCAGCTCAACTTATTTCAAGCTGCGTGAACTTTCGATCGGGTATTCTTTGCCTTCAAAATGGCTTGCAAATGGCAAATTCATAAAAACGGCGAAAATCTCCGTTACCGGCAGAAATCTGTTCCTGATTACGCCAAAAAGCAATAAACATTTTGATCCGGAAGTTACAACGGCAACGGATGGCAGCGGTTTAATCCCTGGATTTGAAAATATGAGTACTCCTTCCACAAGGGAAATGGGTGTTAGTTTGAACTTGATTTTTTAAACGGCAAAACCAGAAATTATGAAAAAGTTAAGCTTTATACCATTCTTGTTACTGCTGCTGAGTTTAAGCTGTACCAACGACTTTGAAAAAATAAATACAAATCCCAATTCACCCGATGAAGTAACGAATGTTGGGCTTTTGTTACCCAATGCAATACGTTCCGCCGTTAACAATAACTTTTCAAGTTCTTACGACCGGGGGAGTATAGCGGCAAATTTAATTGCCTCCGATTACGCAAGTAATTTCAGCAACTGGGCGCGGGCAGATGCAAGCGGCTACTTTTTATGGAACAATTATGATTACATCCGTGATCTGAACGAAGTTATTATGCTTTCGGAAGAGAAAGGTTTAAAAAATTATAAAGGAATTGCCATGGTGCTCCGGTCATGGCTGTTTCAAAATCTGACCGATATTTATGGCCCGATTCCTTTTCGCGATGCGGCCAGTGCAAAACTTACCGGCATCAGTAATCCAACATACGAATCTCAGAAAGCAGTTTATGCCGGATTACTGGCAGATCTTGAAGAAGCTAATACTTTGTTAAGTACCGGAACTGAGTCGGTAACAGGTGATATTCTTTATAACGGCAGCACTTCCAGTTGGCGAAAATTCGGGAACAGTTTAAGATTGCGCCTATTGATGCGTCAATCCAAGAGAGTTGATCCGACGGCAGAAATGAAAAAAATGGTTGGTGATGTTACAACCTATCCGGTTTTTACATCAAACGCGGATCAGGCGGCACTGGAATATATCGCTGATATTCCAGCTAACGAATCTCCTTTCTACCGTTCGGGAAATGGGGGAACAAGCACGAAAATTTCCAAACAGCTTGTCGATTACCTGATCGAAATGAACGACAAAAGACTTTATGTTTATGCACTTCCAACGCCGGCAAGCAGCGCAATTGATGCCAGTGGAAATCGCCCTGATCCTTCTAAATTCGTTTATGCAGGTGATCTTAATGGGATAGGATCATTGCCAAATGCCAATATTACTTCTCCGACGGGCATGTTGTGGATGTCGATTCAATACAGCCCGGACCTTGCCAATGCAAAAGCAGGCGAAGGTATATTGATGAGTTATTCCGAGTTACAATTTATTCTGGCAGAAGCCGCGGAAAAGGGTTATATCACGGGTGGATCAACAGCGGCAGAAAAGTATTATCAAAATGGAATAAAAGATCAGTTTACTTATCTGGCTTCTCGCATTCCTGCAAATTACGCAACTTCTTACCTGAAACTTACTCCGGCAGGTATCACGGCTGACGATGCCTATTTCAAACAGGATGCCGTTGCATATACCGGAACGAGCGCTCAAAAGCTTGAAAAAATTGGTATTCAAAAATGGATTTCGTTGTATCTTGTTGGTTATGAAGCGTGGTCTGAATGGAGAAGAACGGGGATTCCGACAATTCCGGTTGGGCCGGTGGGACCTGGATATATTCCAAGGAGAATGTTTTATCCGGCGGATGAGCTGCGGATTAATGAAGCGAATTATGCCAAAGGCGTTGCTTTACTAGGCGGTGCGGATGATTTGAAAACACGTGTCTGGTGGGATAAACAATAAGTATTAAATGAATTTAAGGAGTAAATATTAACGTGATGAAATTTAAAAATTCCAAAACCCTTGCTTTTCTTGCCTTTGCCGGATTATTTTTTTCCTGCAAAAAAGAAGGTGAAAAATTTCCTGACGGTATTGAACACGTGATCGTTATTGGTGTTGACGGATTGAGTCCTGACGGTATCCAAAAATCCAAATCGCCGATTATTCATGACATGATTGCCAATGGCAGCGTGAAATGGAATGTTCGTACGGTTTTGACTTCCAGCAGCAGCCAGAACTGGGCTTCCATGATTTCGGGAGCAGGGCCGGAGCAGCACGGCGTTATCAATAATGACTGGGAAATGGATGATCATAGTCTGCCGCCCATTGTGCAGGAAGCGGACGGTCGTTTTCCAACCATTTTCAGTGTGCTTCACCGCGAAAAACCTGAGGTTGAAATTGGTACGGTCTATCACTGGGATGGTTTTGGAAGATTATTTCAAAAAAGTGCCGTCAATTATGACAAACGCTTTTCCACGGAAGATTCAACCGCAACGGATTTCATTCGGTATATCAAAGAGAAAAAACCTGTGCTTGGTTTTGTTCATTTCGATCACGTTGATCATGCCGGTCACCACGGAGGTCATGGTTCTGCCGAATATTATCAGGCTGTTGCGAAAACGGATTCTCTGGTCGGTCAGATACTGAAAGGAATTAAAGATGCCGGCATTGAAGAAAATACGCTGGTAATAATCTGGGCGGATCACGGTGGAATTGGTTACGGACATGGCGGTGCCACACCTCAGGAAGCTGAAATTGCCGGAATTTTTTATGGCAAGGATGTAAAAAAAGGCTACAAAATTGAGCAGCAGGTTTACACTTATGATCTGGCTGCTACCATTGCTTTTGCGTTAAAAGTAACGCCTCCGTATGCATGGATTGGCCGGCCGGTAAAACCAGTTTTTGAAGGATTTTCAGAACCTGAAAATCTCTATCTCGGAGAAAAAACAGTCGCCCAGCCCGTAATTTATCCTGATCGCAAATTGTATCAGCAAGCCGGCGGATTGTACACAACAGAAACGGCAACGGTAAAGATTGATACAAAAGCAGAAAAAGGAGTGACGCGGTATACTACTGATGGATCGGACCCGAAAAACTCTTCTCCGGTTTACAAAGAGCCGTTTACTGTAAACAAGACAACTGTTGTAAAAGCAAAAAGTTATGATGAGAAAGGAAACGCAAGTTTACTTTCAACTGCTTATTTCCGTCTCGTAAAACCCGGACAAGGAAACGGGTTGACGACTACTTTCTATCAGGGAAAAGATCTGACCAAAATTCCTGTGTTCTCGACCTTAAAAAAAGGTTCTTCATGGACAAGTCCTGAATTTAATATCAACCGTGACCAGATTAATGGCATGGTTGAAAAGGATAATTTCAGCTTTGCATTACAGTTTTCAGGTTTCATCCAGATTGATACGCCGGGTAAATATACTTTTTCAACCCAGTCGGATGATGGCAGTAAACTTTATATTGACGGAAAGGAAATTGTCGATAATGATGGAAATCATGGTGTTCAGGAAGAAACAGGCTCTGCTGAACTGACTGCGGGAAAACACGCGATCCGGGTTGACTATTACAATAACGGAGGAGGATTCTGGCTCGATACTTTTTACAAAGGTCCGGGCATAGCCAAGCAGCTGATTCCTGCCGACAAACTTTTTACAAAATAACAAGTGACTATTCCTAAACAACCCGGGGCGAAAGTCCCGGGTTAATTTAATATCTTGGATAACAATTCTGATCCGGTGAAATTTTTATTAAAATGAGTGAAAAACAACACAACAGAACCGAAGGAGACATTAATCTGACCTCAGAAAGAAGCAACTGGTATGCTGTAATTAAGGATACAGACACGCTTTCTTATCTTGAAGAGGATGCAGAATATTTTTTACACCAGGCTTTGTCAACACCTTGTCTGGACGTTCTGGCTTCTTGCGAAGGGATTTATCTGACTGATATTCAGGGTAAAAAGTACATGGATTTCCACGGCAATAATGTGCATCAGGTTGGGTACCGGAATCCTTATGTTCTTGACAAAATCAAAGCGCAGCTGGATGTTCTTCCTTTTTCACCAAGACGATATACCAACGTTCCTGCCATTGAACTGGCAAAAAAACTTGGGTCCTTATTACCAGGTGATTTAAAGCGGGTTTTGTTCGCTCCGGGCGGTACTTCTTCTATCAGTATGGCGCTTAAACTGGCGCGGATTGTAACTGGAAAACATAAAATTATTTCGCTTTGGGATTCATTTCACGGCGCATCGCTTGACGCAATTTCTGCCGGCGGGGAGCTGGATTTCCGTAAAGATATGGGGCCGCTTATGCCAGGAGTTGAAAGAATTCCGCCTCCGATGAGGTACCGCGGTCCTTTCGTTTCATCGGGCAATGGTGATATGGCTTATGCTGATTATCTGGAATATGTGATTGAAAAAGAAGGAGATATCGGAGCCTTTGTCATTGAAACAATAAGAAATACCGACGTTCAGATTCCGTCTCAGGCATATTGGGACCGGGTTCGGGAAATTTGTACCCGTCATAATGTGCTGCTGATTTTGGATGAAATTCCGATCGCATTTGGCCGTACCGGTAAAATGTTTGCCTTTGAAAATTATGGTTTTGAGCCGGATATTATTTGTCTTGGTAAAGGCCTTGGGGCAGGAGTAATGCCTATGGCAGCCATCGTTGCGCGTGAAAGCTATAATGTAGCCGGAAGTATTTCTCTTGGGCATTTCACACATGAAAAAAGTCCATTAGGGAGTGTAGCGGCGCTTGCAATGCTCGAATTTATTGAACAAAATAATATACTTGAAAAAGTGCAGGATGATGCACTTTTTATGCAGGAAGAAATTGCTAAACTGGCTGAAAAATTCCCACTGATCGGAGATATCCGCGGCATAGGGCTTCTTTGGGGAATTGAATTGGTAAAGGATAAAGAAACGAGAGAAAAAGCCGTCCGTGAAGCAGAAATTGTCATGTACGAATGTCTGAAAAATGGAATGAGTTTTAAGGTTTCCCAGGGCAATGTTTTGCAGCTTTCACCACCCTTAACAATTACGCGTGACGAGTTGCAGCAAGCATTACAGATTTTGGAAAATGCACTTGAAGTAGCCTCTTTGGTAGAAAAATATTAATTGAAAATACCGGATTATGCGAGTGAAGAAAGCGTTGTTAAGCTCAAATACGTTATTTGTTATCTGGTCCATCGTAGCGTCTTTTGGTGCTTATTTTTGTATGTATGCTTTCAGAAAACCCTTTAATTCAGGCCTTTATCAGGGGCTGGAACTTTGGGGGATTGGGTATAAATCAGTTTTGATACTGGCTCAGGTTGCGGGTTATACTTTGTCCAAATTTGCAGGAATCAAAGTCATTTCGGAATTAAAGGCATCTGACCGGGTTAAGCTTATCATTCTGCTGATTCTGGTTGCTGAGGTTGCACTATTATTTTTTGGCATCGTTCCTTATCCTTATAATTTCGTTTTTCTATTTATTAACGGCTTGCCGCTGGGCATGGTTTACGGTGTTGTTTTTAGTTTTCTCGAAGGTCGCAGGTTTACAGAGATGATTGCTCTGGGATTAAATATCAGTATAATAGCAGCTTCCGGGATACTCAAAACCATATATCTGGAAGTGCATCACTGGCTGCCCGCCATTGGTGAATTCTGGATGCCGTTTTTGATGGGATTATTATTTCTTCCGTTTTTTCTGTTTTTTGTCTGGATGCTTCATGTGATGCCTGCACCCACGAAAGAGGATGTTTTACTTCGCACGGAAAGAGAGCCAATGACCGATGCGGATAAAAAGAATGCCTTGAAAGAATATGGTTTTCCGGTATTGTGTATCCTGGTTTGTTACGCGCTGTTGATCGTTGGGCGAGACTTTCGGGATAATTTTACCATTGAAATCTGGAATGAAATTTCGGTAGGCTGGGTAAGTTCTGTTTTATCAAAAACAGAAATGACAACCGGATTTATAGTACTGATTGTAGTAGCAAGTCTGGCTTTTATCAAAAATAACCTGATCGGTTTTCGGATGACAAATCTTGTCATCTTTGCCGGCGTAATCATGAGTGGCGTTTCAAGTTTGCTTTTCGAAATGCATCTGATCAGCGGTTTATACTGGATGATGACGATCGGAACAGGAATGTTTCTGGGATTTACAGTAATTCAGTCTGCTCTCTTTGATCGCATGATTGCCTTATTCAGGATCCGAGCCAATGCCGGTTTTTTTGTCTATATGTGCGAAAGTATCGGATATCTGGGCAGTGCCGGATTGTTGTTATTCAAGGAGATATTTATGAAGCAGTTAAGCTGGTCAAAAGTACTGATTCAGTTTACTTATCTGCAAGCTGCGGTTAGTCTTACTTTGCTGATATGCGGCAATTTATACCTTGAAAGACACCGAAGAAAATTGAAGAAAAAGGAAAAAGAAAAATTATTATTTGTTGCCTGATTGCAACAATATTTTGCGGCCGAAGTATCTGTTTAGAGAAATATATACTTCGGCCATTTCATTCAGGCAATTTTGAAAATTCAAAAGTCAGTATTTATTATGGTAATACTGCGGCCCGTTGATTACTAATAAAAGCTATTCTTGTCACAGCAGTTTTAAAATCAGGCTTTTGCAGTTCCAGATTTTTTCCCTGATAACAGACCAAAGTGGCCGCGTTGGGACTTTGGTATTTCACAATTTCAACAGATTTTATTTCCCCGGGAATGTTCGCACCATACCAGTGTACGTCCTCTTTTTGTGACCAGGTTACAAGCGAAAGTTCGGAACCGGCCGGATATTTATGATCTTTGGAATTTCTCGCATATTCAACCGCGATATCATTGCCATATAAGGTAGCCATGGTTTTTTCTTTTGTATTAACCATGGAGGTCAGTACTTTTCCTTCCAAAACGCTGGAAATCTTTGTGCTATCAGAGAGAGAAGCGCTTTCATTGTATGAGTTTTCTTTTGAACAACCCGTCAAAATAAGTAAGGTAAGAAAGCCTGGTATCGTCAGATTTTTCATGATTATTTGGGTTGAAGGTGAAGTGGCATTGTAAAAACAAAATCATTATCCTTCACAGGACGGTGGCAATTAATACATTCCTGGGTAAACGTTTCGTTTTTACCATAAGGGGTCAGCTGCATTCCCTTCCATCTGGCCCATCCCCATCCAGCCGTTTTCTGGTATTTGTTGTCATCTTTAATCATAAATTCTACCTGCTTAAAGGCGCCAGTCTGCACTTTTCCTGTTGAATCGATTAATTCATCCCAGGCAATTTTGGCAAAAGTCGCACCGTTGGGCCAGGGATTTATATGGTTTTCTTTAATTGCTTTCACGGCAATATCGTTCGCTACGATAACCCGCATCGTCCCGTTATCAAAACGATCAGAAGTACTTATTGCTTTCCAGTTTTTAAAATCCGGAATGTATTCAATGCCGTTTGGTGCAGGTTTTACTTTGGCAGATTTAGTACCAGTCCATTCATCATATTGGTGGTTCGCAGCATTTACCAGGGAAGTGTCCGAAGTTTTAAAAGAAACAAGACTGGTTATATAACTTTTCAAAATTAAAATCTCGGCAGCAGATAATTTAGCTTCGCGATGAAGTGCAGCATATTGTTTCAGCGGCATTGCGCCCAATGAAATCTGGTTGAAGGCTTCAAACAGTTTTGCCTTTTGATCTCCGGGAGCCAGACTGTCCCAATGAGAAAAATTTAAAACATGCCGGGCATCTTTAACATCTTTCGCTACCATCCAGGAAGCAGGAGCAATTTTGTCAAACCATA
The nucleotide sequence above comes from Dyadobacter subterraneus. Encoded proteins:
- a CDS encoding cytochrome P460 family protein, with translation MKNLTIPGFLTLLILTGCSKENSYNESASLSDSTKISSVLEGKVLTSMVNTKEKTMATLYGNDIAVEYARNSKDHKYPAGSELSLVTWSQKEDVHWYGANIPGEIKSVEIVKYQSPNAATLVCYQGKNLELQKPDFKTAVTRIAFISNQRAAVLP
- a CDS encoding aspartate aminotransferase family protein, coding for MSEKQHNRTEGDINLTSERSNWYAVIKDTDTLSYLEEDAEYFLHQALSTPCLDVLASCEGIYLTDIQGKKYMDFHGNNVHQVGYRNPYVLDKIKAQLDVLPFSPRRYTNVPAIELAKKLGSLLPGDLKRVLFAPGGTSSISMALKLARIVTGKHKIISLWDSFHGASLDAISAGGELDFRKDMGPLMPGVERIPPPMRYRGPFVSSGNGDMAYADYLEYVIEKEGDIGAFVIETIRNTDVQIPSQAYWDRVREICTRHNVLLILDEIPIAFGRTGKMFAFENYGFEPDIICLGKGLGAGVMPMAAIVARESYNVAGSISLGHFTHEKSPLGSVAALAMLEFIEQNNILEKVQDDALFMQEEIAKLAEKFPLIGDIRGIGLLWGIELVKDKETREKAVREAEIVMYECLKNGMSFKVSQGNVLQLSPPLTITRDELQQALQILENALEVASLVEKY
- a CDS encoding DUF5690 family protein, with translation MRVKKALLSSNTLFVIWSIVASFGAYFCMYAFRKPFNSGLYQGLELWGIGYKSVLILAQVAGYTLSKFAGIKVISELKASDRVKLIILLILVAEVALLFFGIVPYPYNFVFLFINGLPLGMVYGVVFSFLEGRRFTEMIALGLNISIIAASGILKTIYLEVHHWLPAIGEFWMPFLMGLLFLPFFLFFVWMLHVMPAPTKEDVLLRTEREPMTDADKKNALKEYGFPVLCILVCYALLIVGRDFRDNFTIEIWNEISVGWVSSVLSKTEMTTGFIVLIVVASLAFIKNNLIGFRMTNLVIFAGVIMSGVSSLLFEMHLISGLYWMMTIGTGMFLGFTVIQSALFDRMIALFRIRANAGFFVYMCESIGYLGSAGLLLFKEIFMKQLSWSKVLIQFTYLQAAVSLTLLICGNLYLERHRRKLKKKEKEKLLFVA
- a CDS encoding SusD/RagB family nutrient-binding outer membrane lipoprotein; the encoded protein is MKKLSFIPFLLLLLSLSCTNDFEKINTNPNSPDEVTNVGLLLPNAIRSAVNNNFSSSYDRGSIAANLIASDYASNFSNWARADASGYFLWNNYDYIRDLNEVIMLSEEKGLKNYKGIAMVLRSWLFQNLTDIYGPIPFRDAASAKLTGISNPTYESQKAVYAGLLADLEEANTLLSTGTESVTGDILYNGSTSSWRKFGNSLRLRLLMRQSKRVDPTAEMKKMVGDVTTYPVFTSNADQAALEYIADIPANESPFYRSGNGGTSTKISKQLVDYLIEMNDKRLYVYALPTPASSAIDASGNRPDPSKFVYAGDLNGIGSLPNANITSPTGMLWMSIQYSPDLANAKAGEGILMSYSELQFILAEAAEKGYITGGSTAAEKYYQNGIKDQFTYLASRIPANYATSYLKLTPAGITADDAYFKQDAVAYTGTSAQKLEKIGIQKWISLYLVGYEAWSEWRRTGIPTIPVGPVGPGYIPRRMFYPADELRINEANYAKGVALLGGADDLKTRVWWDKQ
- a CDS encoding heme-binding domain-containing protein, encoding MHSQNFVTKHKFLITGVLLAAVIGIQFVRPGIENPPVTENIIAPHDVQVILKKACYDCHSNETQLLWFDKIAPASWMVAKDVKDARHVLNFSHWDSLAPGDQKAKLFEAFNQISLGAMPLKQYAALHREAKLSAAEILILKSYITSLVSFKTSDTSLVNAANHQYDEWTGTKSAKVKPAPNGIEYIPDFKNWKAISTSDRFDNGTMRVIVANDIAVKAIKENHINPWPNGATFAKIAWDELIDSTGKVQTGAFKQVEFMIKDDNKYQKTAGWGWARWKGMQLTPYGKNETFTQECINCHRPVKDNDFVFTMPLHLQPK
- a CDS encoding alkaline phosphatase family protein codes for the protein MKFKNSKTLAFLAFAGLFFSCKKEGEKFPDGIEHVIVIGVDGLSPDGIQKSKSPIIHDMIANGSVKWNVRTVLTSSSSQNWASMISGAGPEQHGVINNDWEMDDHSLPPIVQEADGRFPTIFSVLHREKPEVEIGTVYHWDGFGRLFQKSAVNYDKRFSTEDSTATDFIRYIKEKKPVLGFVHFDHVDHAGHHGGHGSAEYYQAVAKTDSLVGQILKGIKDAGIEENTLVIIWADHGGIGYGHGGATPQEAEIAGIFYGKDVKKGYKIEQQVYTYDLAATIAFALKVTPPYAWIGRPVKPVFEGFSEPENLYLGEKTVAQPVIYPDRKLYQQAGGLYTTETATVKIDTKAEKGVTRYTTDGSDPKNSSPVYKEPFTVNKTTVVKAKSYDEKGNASLLSTAYFRLVKPGQGNGLTTTFYQGKDLTKIPVFSTLKKGSSWTSPEFNINRDQINGMVEKDNFSFALQFSGFIQIDTPGKYTFSTQSDDGSKLYIDGKEIVDNDGNHGVQEETGSAELTAGKHAIRVDYYNNGGGFWLDTFYKGPGIAKQLIPADKLFTK